The genomic interval TGTACATTTGGGACGAAGTGATTAGTTGTCCCCAATTTGTGAACATTTTTGAATTTTTGATGAAATTGGTTCAAGATTACATTTCAAAGAACAAATGTAGATCTTCATTTTCGTTCATGGAGGtgtattatgtttttttttactcATTAGTCTTTCTGCTGTTATATTTAACAAGAAATCATTGAATGGGAAATCTTGTTTATATTCTTTCTTTAGAACCTTATATTCTTCTTTGTCTAATTGCGACTATGATCTCATAAGCGAGATATTGTTGCGTCTACACCGGGTCTTGAAATCTGTCATTTGATATATTGTGGCGCGGACTGTGTAAAAAGCTTCGAACATCTGTATGAGCCGCTTAAAGATGAAACAGCCAATTTGTTTTTACAAACTATTCTTGGCGCAAACGTCAAAGTCATTTTTAGTTTATCTTGCTGTTAAAACTTTTTCATCGCTTTAGGAGAAATTTTGTTTGCAATAACTACAAAGAATAGCGTCTAAATTTTAGGGGGATTAAGATAATATGGATTTGGTTTCAGCAATTTGGTAACATCTTGGTCAGTATTGGGGACTCATCAAGTACAGACACTGAAAGTGAGCCGATTGCATGGAAGAAACTTGGTAATCAAAGCAGAAGTAAATTTTGTGAATTCTGAAGAAGCAAAGAAACTTATTGCAGTTGAGGGATATGCAGTTTTGGATGTTcgtgatagaattcagttcgaGAGAGCTCATATAAAAGACTGCTATCACACCCCATTATTCATTGAAAACGAAGACAATGACTTAGGTTTGCCTTCATAGCCTTTCAATATAAGTCTCATGGTTTTCAAAACTTTTGGTTTTGCTATTTACTCAGAAGTTTATAATACAGGAACAATTTTAAAGAGGACAGTACACAACAATTTTGCTGGTTTGTTCTTTGGCTTGCCGTTCACTAAACTTAACCCCGAGTTTGTGCAATCTGTTAGGAGCCAGTTTTCACCCGAAAGCAAGCTGTTACTTGTTTGTCAAGAGGGCCTGAGGTCAGTTTCTTTATTCGGTTATAGCTTCTTTTTGTTATTTGGTTTTCAAAAGTATGAAACAAGATTAATGAGGAACATTTATTTGGTATTCACCTCCTCAACTTGTGCTGAAGAGTACgccaataaaacattatttggATTTTACTAGTAATTGAAGTTACTGATTGCATCCTTTGTGGTATGAGACATACATGTTGAAGGAATGAAGTTTGAACAAAAGGTTATGTTTCATTTTTCAAATCATTGGTCACATTTGGTATTTGTTCaatattttaatgtttaatTTATGTAACACATGTAGTAGTGTAGTATTATTAGGATTCTGAAACTGGGGTCACCTCTTGTGACTGCTAGAGCCGAAGCAGTATGTTAAACAATGCATGAAAAATgttctgtaagttttaaaagtGTTAGTGATGGAAGGAGAAATGCATCTCTATTAGTATAAAGTTAAAACAAATTGAAGTTGCTTTGAAAAAGTAAAATGTGGAAACTCTCTTCTTATCACTAAAAAAAGCCAGTAAAGATTCTGGATTCACACGGATTTCTGAAGCCTTCACCACACTTCTAACATCAAAACACCCAATCACTAGTACAAACAGCTAACAAATGCTCACTGTTGTCACATCCATAGACCCCTCACTATTGGAACTGTGTTAGGGACTTAAGTAGATTGGGCTTAAATAGTCTGGATAGTTTTATTATTGTGGCTGAAATAAACTAGGACTAGAGGTTACTTGGGGAAGGGTAAAAcagaaaagaaataaataacACTAGAATTTGAAAAAAGAGGGGGTCGAGCAGATGGATGTATCTGTCTAGCTTTGTGCTAGGGCAGGGAGATAGGGGTGCCTTTCTTCTTGTGAAGGATTTAATCCTTGGCTGGGTGTTGTTTGCATTCAGATTAGTGTAGCTTTCTGTTGCTTTGAGTCACGGTAATCGTTCCACGTTGTTCTTTCATCTTTGAGTTACTATTTTCTATATATCAGTTTAGATTCTCCTATTTTGTATTGACGTCCTATCAAACTAGCATACAAATCATCACACTCTAGTACGATTTTGAAGCTTACTTGACCATTCATAAGGATTGGCTGTGCATATATTGATTGATGTTATATGCAAAGATATCATCCAGATGATTTATGACAATAATCTCTCTAACATGTTGGTTAGTGACTCTTCAGTTGACTATGAAATGAATGACTTAACTTTTCTAGCTCGTCTCTCTTCTGTTTCCACCATCACTTCTTGGTTTTGATGAAATTTTGCAATTCtccttacttttttttttaccttAATTAGTTCTTATATATAGTATAAGACCAAAGGTCCAAAGGAAGCTAGTCGGTATGAGTTATTTTATCTGATCGAAAAACTTGTCTTATACTGGAAGTTATCATTTCCGAATATGTTTTTGCTGGTTTATTTTCCTGATGTTGTCTCAGATGGTTGACAGCTATGCTAGTCAACACTGGTCTATTTGTTATGTTTCCGGTTGAGAGAAACTCTATTTCACTTCCGATTGAGACAACTTCCGACTAAGACAATTCTGATCTGCTGCCGGTTAAGGCAGTTCTATTTGGCTTCTGATAGATACTTCTTGTTGAAATGAGAATGCAGCTTCTAGATCTTCTTGTTGAATTCCTTTCAACTTGTCGGATAAATATAGCTCTATCTGCGCAATTAATGAAACATGTTAGAAATACAAAACTAGTTTTGTTGTCACCAAAATAATTTTGTTGCTATTCCGGTAACCCGAAAAGCTTTTTACTTTGTTCTCGTTTATGTGTAATAGCGATTAATTTTGGTCCATCATTAAACAGTTTGAGATCCAAGAATACATATTGGAATCAGATATGATAATATTAAGGTTATAATTTATACATCTTTGATATGGGTTGATTCAATCAACTAGCCCTAGTCTTTTGTATCCAGAATCCTTTACAGAATCAAAGCTAATTTTTTCTTCACCT from Primulina eburnea isolate SZY01 chromosome 17, ASM2296580v1, whole genome shotgun sequence carries:
- the LOC140818228 gene encoding rhodanese-like domain-containing protein 9, chloroplastic; the encoded protein is MTGIPFCCSSTLSVRSNLVTSWSVLGTHQVQTLKVSRLHGRNLVIKAEVNFVNSEEAKKLIAVEGYAVLDVRDRIQFERAHIKDCYHTPLFIENEDNDLGTILKRTVHNNFAGLFFGLPFTKLNPEFVQSVRSQFSPESKLLLVCQEGLRSASATYELQEAGYQNIACITSGLQSVTTGTFDSIGSTELKDAGKAGLVTIQGKISAVLGTVLICAFLFITFFPDQAEKLFQLAPTS